In the genome of Euleptes europaea isolate rEulEur1 chromosome 4, rEulEur1.hap1, whole genome shotgun sequence, the window TTCACAAAAAGGAACCAGTAACACAAATCACATCTATGTATAGCACTCCATACATATTGGATCCACAGACAGGCAAGCCTAATATTGCAATCACAACCCCTGCCCGAGTAAATCTGCAGTGAAGAATAACAGTGAATGcctgcacaggggtcctttaacATTTGCCTGGCTTTAAATGTTTTGCCATATCACAACTCTCTCTGTCCATCTTGATTTATTAAACCATTTTTACTCCACCTTGCCCCCTGCTTAATGGAGGAAGAGGGTTCTTTTACAAATGTAGGTGTGAGCTATACCacataaaatatattcaaatgttaACAGTACAACAAAAAAAAGATAGCCCTAAGACATCTcttagccccgtggcgcagagtggtaagctgcagtactgcagtcaaaagctctgagttcaatcccgacagaagtcggtttcaggtagccggctcaaggttgactcagccttccatccttccgaggtcggtaaaatgagtatccagcttactgggggtaaagggaagatgactggggaaggcactggcaaaccaccccgtaaaacaaagtctgcctagaaaacgtcgggatgtgacgtcatcccatgggtcaggaatgacccggtgcttgcacagggggcttttCCCTTTACTTTCAGACAACTCTGCCACATCTACTCAAAAGCCCAAAATTTATCTAGATGCCCTCAAATCCTCTCTAAATAAGAAGCGTTATGGTGCCTTCAAAACTGGCCCTAAATGGGAATCATCCTCACCTCCTCTGGGAAGCTGTTCAAAGAACATGTTTGAGCCATGGCAGACGTAATGGAATTCAGGGAGGGGACACTAAAGACAAAAGCCCTTAGAGGATCTAAGTTGGCACACAGGCTACATTGGGAAATGTGGGTCACAGGGCATATAGGCTGTTACGTGTAAGGATCAGTACCTTAAATCAGACTTGGAACATATGGATGACCAAGAACTCCTGAGCAGTAAATTAATAGACACTCTACATTCTGTACGAATTGAACTTTCCACATCctcttcaagtagggttgccaactccaagttgggaaattcttggatatttggagatggagcctggagagggtggggtttgagcaaTGGAAGGGATCACATTGGGATCtagtgccacagagtctaccatctaaatcagccattttcttcagaggaactgagtTCTGTAttctgggagatcagttgtaattctgggaaatctccaggcctcataTACAATAATAACCCTTTTTTGGATcatgttttgttttacaaaagtTGTATTGATGATGCTTTTCTTGTGTTTAAGAATTTGCAGGCTTATAAAGCCTTTGAGAACTGGATCAATATGAATGACATACATGTACAATTCGTGGGGTGTGTACACCATGAAGAAGTGAATTTTTTGGATTTAACAGTAGCTTTAGGACCAGACAGAAAATTAATAATGAGACCCTTTAGAAAAAGCACAGACAAGGGGGCCCTTTTAAACTTTGGTTCCTTTCATCCCACACATCTCCGTAACAACTTACCTTATAGGCAGTTTCTCAGAATTAAGAAAAATTCTACTAAACCTAAGGACTTCCATCAGGCGGCTAATAATTTATCCACAACATTATCAGCCAGAGGTTACCCATCGCCTATAGTAAAAGGAAGCTAGATTGAAAGCTGACAATATGGATCGTGCCCAATTGGTGCATGGAACGAGAGTAAGATCTGCTTTTGGCGGCATCACCTCATCTCTTCAATTTGCACACCTCACCAGAGATGTTCAAAATATAATCTCTAAACATTGGTATTTAGTTAAGGAATTGCCTGGTTGTGATGTGTCACCTTGATTTGGTTACCGCAGAACTAGTTCCATCAAAGATTTTTTGGTATATACTGATAATCTGCCTAAAGCTGTTGATAAGATACCTGCCAGGCACCATAAATGTGGACAATGTAACATGCGTGCAATGTCTCTCCCTGTAAAAGAATTCAAAGCATGAATACTGGTTTCACCTTTAAACTGCGCCAATTTTCGAATTGTAAAAGCCGTAATGTTATTTACGCTATCAGATGTCCATGTGGCCGTCTTTATGTGGGCAAGACCACCCGACCcattaaattgcaggtggaggaACACAGATCCAGGAAAATCTTTtcaaaagttgggggtcgtcttatacgccggatgtatAAGGGagggtgctgaattccgagctggaggagggaggggaggcgagcccagcgagggcgctcgctgcccggctgggagtcaGAGCCAGCAACAGCGTGTTGTTGTTGCTGAAGAAGGTGCCGGGGCCCGCCTGCTCGTCCATGCCAGGAGCCATCGTCGCGGCCGGAGCGCCCCCCCTCACCCCCGGCCCCGCCTGGGCAGCCCTGAGCAGCCGAACCCGTCAGCCGCGCCTCggcgggagcagcagcagcagccgcacactgggcgcGTCCGGCCGCCCGTCAGACTCCCCCGCTGGCTGCTACCTGGCCCCGCTAGGGACAGCGCAAAAACACTTCCAAGGCacgctgggaagtgtagttcgCGCTCTGCCCTGGCCGGGTTCTGAGCCGAGAGCGAGGCGAGGCGGTAAAAGCGCCTGAAGAGAAACCGATGCACGCTGGGAAGTCTAGTTCGCGCTCTGCCCCGGCTGGGTTCTGAGCCGAGAGCGAGGCGGTAAAAGCACCCGAAGAGAAACCGATGCACACTGGGAAGTGTAGTTCACGCTCTGCCCCGGCCGGGTTCTGAGCCCAGAGCGAGGCAAGTGGGTAGAAGCGCCCATAGAGAAACCGCCTCTAGCAGTCGCAGCTGGGTGGATGATCACCCGTGCAAATCTCCTGCTGCAAAGAGTTTCTCTGACACCAtaggggtggggccgtggctcaatgacAGGGAGAGCTGACCAATCCAAGCAGGCTTTGTATACAACAACCAGCCAGTCGCCAGTATCTGTATACAAATATACAGTATACAAATGTCCAACAGTCAAAACCCCATCATGGCTCCACCAGCAAGAAGAAACAAATATGAAGCCAGTTTCAAACTTAAAGTTGTAAACTTTGCCATGGAACATAATAACTGCGCTGCTGCAAGACAATATGGAGTAACAGAAAAGATGGTTCGGTACTGGAAAGCAAATGAAAAAGCACTAAAGAGTATGCCAAGGGGTAAGTGTGCATTAAGAAGAGGCACCCCACATTGGCCTGAACTCGAAAAACATGTAGCAGACATGGTGAATGAGAATCGCCAAAACGGTTATGTGGTGACACGAAGTCAAATACGTTTGTTTGCACTTCAGTGGGCCAAATCTAACCCGGATCACAGCAACAGATTTAAGGCCACTGTATCCTGGTGTACTAGATTCATGGAAAAGCATAATATGGTACTGAGGCAAAAGACGAAAATTGCCCAAAAATTACCTGCAGATCTTGATAACAAACTAATTAGTTTCCATCGATACGTAATACAACAGCGCACTAAACATGGCTATGCGTTAAGTAGTATTGGAAATATGGATGAAACTCCAATGAATTTTGATATGGTTGGAAATAAAACTGTCCATCAAAAAGGTGAAAAAACAATTTTAATTAAAACTACAGGACATGAGAAGTCCAGTTTTACAGTGGTACTAGGATGCACAGCTGATGGCGCCAAACTGAGACCaatg includes:
- the POGK gene encoding pogo transposable element with KRAB domain is translated as MAPPARRNKYEASFKLKVVNFAMEHNNCAAARQYGVTEKMVRYWKANEKALKSMPRGKCALRRGTPHWPELEKHVADMVNENRQNGYVVTRSQIRLFALQWAKSNPDHSNRFKATVSWCTRFMEKHNMVLRQKTKIAQKLPADLDNKLISFHRYVIQQRTKHGYALSSIGNMDETPMNFDMVGNKTVHQKGEKTILIKTTGHEKSSFTVVLGCTADGAKLRPMIIFKRKTMPKLKFSVGCFVHVNEKGWMDEEGVKLWLDNVWSRRPGGLIQKRSLLVWDMFRAHLTPRLARLNTDGAVIPAGLTSLVQPLDVCLNKPFKDRIREQWNEWMVSGEKSFTKGGNMRAPQLDVLCKFVIKAWNDIDAEKVIKSFKKCGISNSLDGMEDDYLWQNEEEAEAETTPFDTEFDPYDDCLTNVSQDVIDVLMISDDEQEDFEGF